In Terriglobales bacterium, the following proteins share a genomic window:
- a CDS encoding tetratricopeptide repeat protein yields the protein MSQSNYSTLGVQLLWAALVVGGLEIGVEWSNGSFDLVHFPFAALFGFLIWWYLITKIAAGRTWALIVSLVITILGVIALFSITAMVSQLPGLPITRGLILLEALRITLLVTGLVLLFATNTSAGKIVLVIGGVLVIAAGTAVFLVPRVMSELSSDPKSPLFLMKVANQVKQEHKFPWMVDDDTQAFDVKVQPGMLVYYYRLVKVSATDFDAHQFLDRMKPAVTEQFCSHDDKGLFKQGVVVRAAYVDKFDAALGSLDVNQGDCDAAATNAPEHHEVWKKYKPQPEAQPETPWRSETSSQTPSETPTAKRPHQSIETPEAKAQALVDDGNQQLQRGNYDAAIKDFQAALALEPNNYAARSGLQEAQHTR from the coding sequence ATGTCACAATCTAACTACTCAACACTGGGCGTCCAACTTCTCTGGGCCGCGCTCGTGGTCGGCGGATTGGAGATCGGGGTCGAATGGTCTAATGGTTCTTTCGACCTAGTGCATTTTCCTTTTGCCGCGTTGTTCGGATTTCTGATCTGGTGGTACCTCATCACCAAGATCGCAGCGGGTCGCACGTGGGCGCTGATTGTGTCCCTGGTGATTACCATTCTTGGAGTGATCGCCTTGTTTTCGATAACGGCAATGGTTTCGCAGCTACCCGGCCTGCCGATAACGAGAGGACTGATCCTGCTGGAGGCGCTTCGGATCACTCTGCTCGTGACAGGCCTTGTACTCCTGTTCGCTACGAACACATCCGCAGGAAAGATCGTGCTGGTAATCGGGGGAGTGCTTGTAATCGCGGCAGGTACGGCTGTGTTTTTGGTGCCGAGAGTGATGTCAGAACTCAGCAGCGACCCCAAGTCTCCCCTCTTCCTTATGAAAGTGGCAAATCAAGTCAAGCAAGAGCACAAATTTCCCTGGATGGTTGACGATGACACGCAAGCGTTCGATGTCAAGGTCCAACCGGGAATGCTGGTTTACTACTATCGCCTGGTCAAAGTGAGTGCGACTGACTTTGATGCCCACCAGTTTTTGGACCGCATGAAGCCAGCGGTAACGGAGCAGTTTTGCAGCCATGACGACAAAGGCTTATTCAAACAAGGCGTTGTCGTGCGCGCTGCCTACGTTGACAAGTTTGATGCCGCTCTTGGTTCGTTGGACGTGAATCAAGGCGATTGCGATGCAGCGGCTACGAACGCACCCGAACACCATGAAGTCTGGAAGAAGTACAAGCCTCAACCAGAAGCGCAACCCGAGACACCCTGGCGATCGGAAACGTCATCGCAGACGCCATCGGAGACGCCAACAGCCAAGCGTCCCCATCAAAGTATCGAGACACCTGAGGCTAAAGCGCAGGCGCTGGTGGATGACGGCAACCAGCAGTTGCAACGTGGAAACTATGATGCGGCTATCAAGGATTTTCAGGCTGCATTAGCGTTAGAACCCAATAATTATGCCGCCCGCAGCGGACTTCAAGAAGCGCAGCATACGCGGTAA
- a CDS encoding DedA family protein — protein sequence MSDYLFDVFRHFFHDYGYWAVGVALLLENAGIPVPGETILLFASFLAFSEGHLHLPWIIVVATVAATLGDNLGYFIGNRGGRPLLERYRKLFRIQPELIARGERLFQQRGALTVFLARFIFGMRIIAGPLAGVLRMPWKRFVIFNFLGAACWVTVISCAGFFFGSQWERLMRIVKNANIAILIIVVVAVLVHWLRSRRVQGSKKLEVGSKK from the coding sequence ATGTCCGACTATTTATTCGATGTCTTTCGCCATTTTTTTCATGACTACGGATATTGGGCGGTCGGCGTGGCCTTACTTCTGGAAAATGCCGGCATTCCGGTTCCGGGTGAGACCATTCTGCTCTTTGCCAGCTTTCTTGCCTTTTCCGAGGGACACCTGCATTTGCCCTGGATTATTGTGGTGGCCACGGTAGCCGCCACCTTGGGCGACAATCTTGGATACTTTATCGGTAACCGCGGCGGCAGGCCGTTGCTTGAGCGCTACCGTAAGCTGTTTCGCATTCAGCCGGAACTGATCGCGCGCGGCGAGCGCCTCTTTCAGCAACGGGGCGCGCTGACGGTCTTTTTGGCGCGCTTCATTTTTGGAATGCGGATCATTGCCGGACCGCTGGCCGGCGTTTTGCGCATGCCCTGGAAGCGCTTCGTCATCTTTAATTTTCTAGGAGCGGCGTGCTGGGTTACGGTGATCTCTTGTGCGGGCTTTTTCTTCGGGAGCCAGTGGGAGAGGCTGATGCGGATCGTCAAGAACGCCAATATCGCAATTTTGATTATCGTTGTCGTGGCAGTGCTGGTTCACTGGCTGCGCTCCCGCCGGGTCCAGGGAAGCAAGAAGTTGGAAGTTGGAAGTAAGAAGTAG